The Apis cerana isolate GH-2021 linkage group LG2, AcerK_1.0, whole genome shotgun sequence genomic sequence TTAAACCTTTCAAAGTgcgcttttttttataaacatattactAATTACATAATCTATTTTACAGCCAAATTCAACAATCTCCGCTAAAATTCAACGCGTTTCTATTagagatatgaaattttttataacgtaAAAGCAATCATGTGATTGATAAAATGCactaaaataaacgaaatatattatatacatataatgtatatataatttgcgtAATGAACAACACGAGTTCCATTAAAAGCATAGTAACAAAATTCTCAAATCGcaacaatatattcaataaatcttCTCGgcactttttttcttatctcggTGCTCGAtggtaatattaaatcttatatatttgcaaattttttattagatcacACACGCATTTGATTATGACATGCTAAaggtaaaaacaaataatttgtcatggccaaaaaaaaaaaaaaaaagaaaaaaatacggcCTCTATAAAACCGCTTATATCTAAATTGGccaaaaaaggagagaaaaaaaaaaaaaaaaagaaaaaaaagaaataaaaaaaaaaaacaacttcAGCATCAGCAGATCAACTTTAAAATGCTTATAAAACACAAATTCAACGCGTTGAATTTGAGCAGAGGTCTAAAAACAGTAGATAAGTACTTTCGAGAATATTGgaaacatattacatattatctaTATCAAGTGGTGTCtaacaattaattctttacTATTAAGGGATTTATTACGCATGCATTCCCTTGTTTGTCGCCGCACAATGGCACGATTTTTGTCTCCACTGTTATAATCTATGAATCACCGAAGTATGCTTTCGTCTTAAAATTGTCAGACACAGCatcatagatattttaaactcTCCAGATATCTCCCATTCCAATTCATGCCATAGTATTTACaagtaaaataaacatatttgttGACTgcattacataaattttgtgCAATGTTTATCGCAGTTcttccttttatatttttcttttttatctatatcatatataaagaataactaaagtatataaactctgatttcattttataatgtttcattaattctaataCTCTCTGATTACgactttctcttcctctttctctcaaaAACACCCATACACATTCTGCACTCacgcgaaatttcattttctatatcacacatattcattttttctttctactgGATCTCatagtatttttaacaatGTTTAACAATGGCTTAGGCCTTTCATAATCCTTGCAAGGTATATCGATGTACAAATATCAGTCGTGCATATTTGGAATTGTACAACTATGAGTTGTAACTTTATAAcgtagtaaaataattttttcatttctatattaCCATTTCATAAATCATCTTTAGATTTAGAATGCAGACGAGTATTGTCTTTCCTTCTGAGAGAAGAAagctcttttttttcgaattaaatatttcgcgCGCGAAACAGTTACTTTatgtcattatattatttttttcattttgttattacacaagataatatgattaaatttttaagttgaGCTTTTAATTTACTAATGAGCGTTATCGTTACTAAAATACAGTAAATTCTTTATCACgcaaattttcacaattttatatgTCATTATCCCAATAGAACACAGATACTCGAACACACATTTAAGTCAACAGTAGTAATCTTGAGAAATATTCGatacgatatttcttttatatacaatataaagatattactgATATATGTACATCGACTCACCTTGATATGCCTGTCTAAGTTACCTGCACCAGGTTATATCAAAGTTTGAATTGCACTAAAGCCTTGCAGCACTTTACAACTCGCTAAAACTTGTACatcaacaatttttccaataaaaactttcctttttttcaatgaataatgATGTACTCATGTTGTGGAGTAAGGGGATGCATAGTATCACAGTTGGCACGTGGGCGCTAGCTACCACTACTGCTTACAGGCAGTGAATGTGGAGCTCCCATCGATGTAGGAGGAGCAGTCAATGgtcctataaaaatattctttatatattacttgctttataattaatatttaaaaaaatataaaatctcaaTTAATTCTCAAATAATTACCAGTTATATTAGGTGAAGATTCAGAAACAGGTAGTGGACTAACTAGACTGTTAGCACTCATAGGTGTAGAGTtagcttttaatttttgtctgACCTCCCTAATCTTTAATTGCAAACTTGTCTTATTAGGAAATATATCTGAATGTTTTGCTTGAAAAGTTGTAGTAGCTTGTGTTGAAGGAAAGTAACCATGttcttgaaataattgcattaCAAGATGTCGACGTTGTTCTAGTACTTTCCTGTGACCTCGTTCATTTTCACTTCTGCCAATTCCTACAGAATTTCCGGCACCTCCTCCAGGTGTTTTTGGTGTTCTGGGTGAACTAGCATCAACATCTACTAGATCAGTATTAGTTCTATATGCATCAACGTTAAAATCTGGACCAAAGAATGTATTTCCTGTCAACTTGACACTAGAAGTTGATTTTGGAGTAGCAGATATTGATGTATCTGATTCGATGTCATCCTCATTcactattagaaaaaattttgtattataatatttaaatttttaataaaaaattagaaaatatgtgctcttttataaaattattaaaatatttacttgtgGGCCTATGAGGTCCTTGCGCGGATTTTTTTCTGTAACTTTGCATTTGTATTGATGATTGTAAATTTGATGGATGTAAACCAGATGTTACTACTGAACCATGACCAGATGAACCCACTGTATTGATACTGATTGCACTTGGACTTTGTATATCTTCTGGTTTAAATTCTGGTAAGGATGAgaatttttcttggaaatttacTTGCTCCAGAActctatatacaaaaaattatatttttaattgtgaatttaaatttaaatttaaatttaatgataaaattcaaataatttttaatttttcatacctGTCCATTCCATCTTcgacatttttcttgaaaaaagaaCCCTTCTTGGTAGATGGTGACGGCGAAGCATgagattctgaaaaattttgttgttgttgtattTGTTCTGTAGCTTGAGATGTGTTCGTTTGTGGACGATTATCACAATGTTGAGAAGTCAAAGGCCCATGGTCTCCTGCATTTGATGTGGGAGGCAttgctataaaaaataaagaatgtatatatatatgtatatttatatttcatttatatttattatttaaaataattattaatatatcattaatatatcatgaagttgataaaaatatacccATTGACTGTCTCCTTTGTAACGGTGCTCGACCAAGTTGTGCTGGAGTTGGAGCAAGCATAAAAGGACCTTTACTTGGACCTATATCATTAGGTTGTGTTTCATCCAtagaatatgatttatttgtggGAATTTCAGTACTACCATGATTACTAAGAGGTGTATGAGGAGTATGTGGAGTAGATGGTTGTTTATGTTTATCATTTGTAGcagataaaagaatattcacagtatcttttctttcttgatCAGATTTTACATTAGttactgaaaaaatataaaaactatctttaattcttattcaaaatatatataatattattaaaacttatatatataaaaaatatgatttaccATAAAATTGGGCATGATTGTTTCctatttgattttcatttttttcgggTTCTGCAAGACGAGCTATTGGATGACCGATTCCTCGATAAGTTGATGTAGTGGAAGTTGTTGGAACTGAATATGGTTTGGTCACTATTACACTTTGGGTTTCCATTTTATTGCCAGAAACTAAAGCTTGGGAAGATATATTACGATTGCCagcatctataaaatataatttgcattatatttattttatacaaatttttataaatatatttttatataatataaattaataaattgtaatcattttaatattgaaaataatattagaaaaagttataataaatatataaatatcataaatagtaattataaataatattttattgcaatatttaaaaaagagtaaaatctcgaaataattatacaaaattaattatatataaatatattctgcaAAAACTTACCAGAAATAGGTATATGAAATCCACAATACATCCGGGAATGAGGTGGTGTTGGACCAAGATACTGTGATCCCTGCTGCGGTTTGGAAACAGCCACCAAATCGTTATCGAGCAATGTTAGAGTGAACGATGGTTGATAAGGGACAGCTGAAGTAAGGGGGCGAAGAATAGTGCCTAAAGACTGCAACGGCTGCTGTTGTTTAAACAGAGCCATCATAGGTTTCGATCCAATCTGTCAGTTAAACTTTTGTAGTTTAATCTTTGAGTTTATTCGCATGTGTTTACATAGCACCTTTTAGAAAAGCTTTAAGAGTTCGCTGCTCCCTCAATTCAggttttaattggaaaatagaagaaaaaaaaaaaaaaaaaaagaaagaaagaaagaaaagaaataatattgcagCAAGGTAGTGTAGGCACGTGCGAATAGCACTCGAATTATACTTAAACTTTATAGTAACTATTCATACCTTATATTCAGACagtagtaaaaaataatcatttatgagataataaataattgattgtttgAGTGTaggcaatataattatatttgttaattcaaaaaaatatgaaaattactaCTTATCCTTCActcaaacgaaataaatataaaacttttaagtaTTCACACATGCCCGAATGAAAAGGATTATTTTACAGGAtattaggaaaataaaatattttaaaagttttaaaattatataattcaatgaatTCATTATATAGGTTCGTCTGGACCATTGTAGGTATGTATGTtactattatacatttttaataatttatatatttataatacttacaGAATGTAATACCGGAGCAGCCGTAAATTTAGGtatatttcttccattttcatGAATGCTTGCTACCAAATTACTCATACTATATTGAGTACTATACTGTTGTTCATTTTTTACTGGTTCTGGTTTAATAACTTTTGGAGATATTGGCATAGTTATAAAAGCTCCACCTGTAGGTTGAAAACCTGATACTCCAGTTGGATTAACAGGACTATGATAAGGATATGTGCTGGGTAAAACAGAAACGCTTCCTCCTTTGTCCATAGAAGTATGATGATATTTCGTCGTAGTTTCAATGCCTGTTGAAGGTATTCGTGCTAGACaaacagaaattaaatttactatacTGTACTATATTGTTAAACATCATTgttgatttttatgtaatcaaatattaaaacaaacctTTTATCGGTTTAGGCCTACAGGTTATTTCTTGTTTAACATTTATTGCTTCTCTCTTCTGACCAGTTACTGGTGAGAACCGTGATTGCatataacatttcttttcaGTGTCTTCATCTTGTACATCATTATCACTATCTGTCAATTTATCTTtgcattttaaatctatttcagGTTGTGGATCTTCGCAGATTACCATTTGATCTTCGTCTGACGCATTACCATCTTCGTCCTGTTTTAAATCAGATTCTGTATTTTCAACTGGTAAAGGCATTTCCATTATTCGATGTGTATGTGACTGATTAATaacctaataaaatatataaatatattatttagcataaagaaaaattaaaatatttaaataacatagattaaatttacctCAATCGTAGGAGCTTCATTATATACCGTAGTAACGGGAACAGTAATTTCATCTGTAGCTCTTGGTGTTAATGGTACATCATCTGCTGGTGGTCCCATATCCGTTTCTTCTCCAgtactatttaattttcctcGAGATTCGCTACCTTTAAAACTTGTCGTTGAAGATTTTCGCCTATCTTTGCTACACCATTTCCAATCTGGATGTGCTTTAAAATGTGCTTCTTTCACTTCTGATGCAAGatcatgatatttttgtttttcttctggTCCTAAGGCATACCACCATTCCCCCAATATTTTAGATACAGTACGATTATCTTGATTCGGATGTCTTTGATGTACTACTGCACGATGTCGTTtagaaaaaatcataaatgcaTTCATCGGTCGGCGTATTCTATCTTTAGTctgtaaaatttaagatataatattattttaaaataaaaataataataataataataataataataataataataataataataataataataaataatattcttatcacATTATTCTTATCAAACTTACTTTAAGAGGACTCTGTGGTTCCTTGGAATGCAATGCACTAAGGGATTGACTGCGTCTCTTATTAGCATTAGCTTCGACTTCTGCAGGAGTTGTGGGTTCTGTTTCAAAAACAtcatcatcttcttcttcagcTGGAGTTATTGGATCTGGTCCTGGTCCAGATCCATCTTCACCAGGTGTACTCATACTAATTGGAATTGGAGGTGCACTTAATGGTGGACTCAATGCAGATGGTGGAGGACTCACTTCTGATTGATCCAAAACTGTTGTTTGCCAAGGAAAAGCtgctacaataaaatttttgtattaatcacAATGACTCTTTgattaattctgaaaataatagcgaaaaatacattattataatttactaaaacaaattattttcataaaggaGAGTGTTAGTATATAATagagattattttatgaataaattagcgaaatacatataattaatattatcttaaaatataatatattttaaataacttaaagatattataaaatttaatgaaaaataaaaaaaaattaatatcacttGTTCTCAAtcttaaagtaatattaaatattaaatactgaATCACTTAttctgatttaaataaaatgagataaaatatacaattcaatttacacattaacaattattattaacaaaaaatgaatcaattgCATTTGCTGTAAAAtagataatgatatattttgtataattcatacttattcataaaataaattacaaaaattataaaattattaaaatatttattatatttatataaattcatttttttaatattattataattatataatattaaattctaataatataatatattataaacaataacaatataaaaaatgtttaaattattatccatattgttattattaaatttttctactaaaaattgatataaattgatatagaaattattgatatagatataaataagttatttaaattattaatataaaataacaaaatatcaatattcttttaacaatCTTATAaagtaattcaataattttataatataaaaatatatttaatatttattaaatgaaaattactttttatttaattacttaaagtaaatattataagattgatcatatatatcattgacatattttacaataaatattagaataataatatattttatttgatagttAAAATTCAAACCTTTTTTCCAGTTGCGACCTGCATTATTCAATAATGATGGGGGATGGGACTGGTATGCAGGAGGAACATCATGACTACCAtctgtgaaaattattatttaatcaaatccgttaattaatgtaaaatgataAGATAGTATAATAGAaaacgcaataataataaacgcaatcataaataaaaattatataaaacaacaattttttatctaatattaaattatgtaataaaatatatttaataataatctgccaattaaaaaataaaaaattacaacaatcattctaaaacaaaaataaaaatcaagtttaatcgtataaaaatatattaaaatagttaagAAATAATGTTTACAAAATAATGATTCTGAAATCCATAAACTTACACAGAACtccattatttttagaattttcttctctaGATGATTGCGTTTTAGGAATCTGTACCAAATGCCCAGGTTGTACAATTACATGCTGGAAGACACTTGTTGGAGTAGGCGGATTTGAAGCTTCAGTAGTTGTCATTACAACACTCGTAGGGGGTGGTTGTGTTCTTTGCATATCCATATGAGTAGATACATGTGTAGCCACTTTATTTgcctaataataatgatatattttatttccatttattattagatatattttttatatttaatactcgTAATCAAAgtgaagttaaataaaattattaataaaattattaagattgcTTACTTGTAAAACGGATAATTTGTCGACATGGACGGATGAAACAGCAGGTGATTGCGGAGGCTGACATTGCGTTTGATGTAATGTTGCTGGAAGTTGACCTAAGTGATTCATTAATGCTGGTCTATATTTATCATCTTGATTAGTTATATGGCCTGCTGCAGATACGTCcatactattttttatcacaagatactttttttcatGTTGATGCTGCATCACATAAATTGGCTGATTTTGCGTTTGTGGTTGAGCATAATCAACAGGTTGTTCCAAAGGCTTATGTAGAAGAGTCAAATTTTGTGGTGTTGATGTAGATAGTGGCATATGAGGTGAATGAGATGgttttaatatttgtgaatTTTGTTCTGAAATTTCAGAATGATTAGGAAAACCATTATTCGTTGTAAGTGCATGTTGAAGAATGATGCCTTGTTGTTGTTGAGCTATAGTCGTCACAACCGATGGATGCCGCGGCGGTGGGCTTTGTTCTGACCATGATGAAGTTAGATTGGATCCTGGTATACCACGACTTACAGGAGAGATTCTTATCACGCTTGTTCCTATACTAGCAGGAACTGGGGCAGTTGGAGCTGAACGATTCGATCTAACCACTCGATTCGGTTCAGGTTTTATCACTTGCTGTTGATATTGAGTAAGGAAAGTAGATTGAGTAGGTGAATGTTTCCATTTCGCACCAGGCGAGATTAATGGAGTAGCATGATGAGCAGGACTTGAAATAGGCATAAACACATTGTTTTGATTCAGTCCCAAGGGTGGAACTGGAGATTGATTGATACAAGGAGATATCGAAGATTGTCCCGTTGGTGAAGAGAAAGCTGGTGTTGCCGATCTAGAACTTCCTAaagaaactataataaaaaaatattaaaaatttttttaaattaaaaatttttaaatttcgtaaaatattaaaatttaagaatttaccAAGCATATTAGCAGCTTCAGTTTCATCTGGATCAAATCGACCAGCAATTCTTTTATCTCCATAATTTGGAGAAGTATCAGAATCTCTAGATGTTTCTTCACCATCCATTTTGCCactaaatatttccattatttaatatacaaaactattaaattattatatttaatcaataaaactatttttcttaCCCAGGAAAAGTATTTGTCGGACCTCTAAGACAAGATCCTTTCAAACTAAGATGACGAGAACAATATCCTCTTCGTTGACTTTCTTTGGAACATCCTTCTTTACTACAAAGTCTACGCCATTGTTtaccattaaatttttttctaactcCACTTGGTGTAGCCACTACATCaccttttttatatctatgtgGCGTTGCCGCCTGAgatctatttaatattgaataattcaatattaaatttataattcttctatattttttatttattaattaagtcatatattttatttaattagcaTTATTACCTGGGCGTGGCTGCTTGAGAACGAGGAGTTATACTGCGTTGTTCAACTAAACTACTGGTACTTCCTCGACTTTGCATGCTGCTTCGTTTACTGCTCCCTGACAATTTTGCATCTGTcagttgaatatatttatattattataatttttattaatataaataaaatataaaattagaaaatatggacgtaataaaagttattaaaaaataaaataaatattataaaaattccaagatattatttacaataaagttacaatattataatttataataataatattttctgaaaatttattccatttcattttattaagaataaagatttatttctaataaatattttattaaaaatttctacatttctatatttaaatacacaaTAGAATTGTGCATTATCTAACCTGCATCTGAAGGGAATGTAATATCTTCCCTATCTAAGTCATCTTCACTTTCTAAATCATCATACGGTCGACTTCCATTACTTAATGCTGTAGTGGCAGGATGTGCAGAAGTGCCTAAAGTCATGAGAGGACTAGTACCAGTCGTTCTATAATAACCACCTGTATCACTATGAGTTGATATATGAGATGTATGATGAGAAGTGTGATGAAGTTGCAAAATTGGCACTGCTGTTGGAGCTTCTGAAGAATTTCGATAGCCATGTTCtacgaatcgaaaaaataaaggatttacttcaataagaataaaatttcttaattaaaaaattacattaagtttttaattatattttatagagataTCCCATACCAATTCCTTCGACCCTTGCAGAATCACAGTCTTCTAGTCCTTCCTCTAATTCATCCCACCAAGGAGGTTGCACTAATCGTAGATCCGCACGTGTCACAACATAACTATCATTTCGATCATCTTCCCTTGATATTTTAACAACAAAACGCTTAGGATTTGATAAAATCTTGCACACTGTCCCTTTTACAAACACTTTAGCCGCATCAATATGATTGTTTGATGGACACTTGATACAAACTTTTGCATCTAAAGTCACTTGCCCAACCGAGGGGCTCGCATCACCTATCACATCGTACCTTCCCGCACCCAAAACGTCAGTATAACGCATTAGTTTTCTTTCTCCATCAAactcaatataaatttctccttGAACAACATTACGAATAACACCtggataataatatgaatccCTTAAAGCTAACACTCTGTGGTCGCGCCACTCACTGAGATCAATAGCAACAGGCCGAGGACGAGGACGTAAAGGTTCCTCTCGAACAGAATAATCCACTGCTGTACTTTGAGGTGGTAAAACTACCACTGAATGTGCCGAGGATacctaatattaaaatatcatgattaatacatatagaattatattttaaaatattatctcagtttgatgaaatatctttttaatgatttttagtgataatgttttcaaaattcctattatttataacttatcattttttattcaaagtataaataaaacaaaaattatcatgAATTGTAcgaacattatatttaaaaaaagaaattaaaattttttatatgtattttagaaaataaataaaatatattttctgaaaattatttattaagtatttatatatatgaatttataaaataattaataacaatttcattattaaaacatacatatatagagaTTCTTAAAtctaaaacataaattaaatttaagtttaataatttcataatcatttttctttttctttaatagatatcagaaataaattatgtacataaattatttattaaatatttatatatatgaatttataaaataattaataacaatttcattattaaagcATACATGTATagagatttttaaatctaagacttaagttaaatttaagtttaataatttcataatcatttttctttttctttaatagatatcaaaaataaattatgtacataaattatttatatatatatataatgtatatatatgtagatactatttatcaaataagaaaatataaattttttttagatagataaaatgttatgaataacataatttaactttcttatttcttcaaaatttgcataaaacttaataatttaaaaaaataataagatattttacataaattgtgTTCGCATTTTATTGGTAAACAAAAATtcatgttttcttttattgtatttttaaattatattttgaatcatattcgtatctaaataatattattatttaatattatatagtttatcatagagaaaaaaacttcttaaatatttatctttattcttaattttctcataatgtgtttcataatataattttttcaatagtgaaatcattttaaaaataaaaaatcattttaataatcagaaaagtatttaaaatcacaatatattacttattacatttttgattttaattcgatatttcatcaagatattatcttatagttaattctcttataaaattgttcttgCTATACGCACTTGATAACAATCTGATTCTTGTTGTTGCGGAGATTGCCGAGTTGCTGAAGTTGACTGTTGAACTAAACCTGATTGACTGAGTGGCATATTCGGTGCCCGTATGTTTACCATATTATTTACGGTTCTTGTTACATTGCTGCTTTTATCCATTTCCTCAAGCTccgataaatcatattttcgtttctttggAAGTTTCTTAGCACTGATCGTTGGATCAGACGGATCCCGCTGAGGAGGCACCGGCGGCGGGGGTGGTTGTTCCGGAATAGATTTCTCTTCAATCGAACTGCCGCCACCACCCCCGCCTGCTCCATATTGTCCGCCTCCAAGGGGATCCCGTTTTTCGTGCATCTCAGAGTGAGCAGTCAGCATTTTGGCCACCTCACGCTGCTCtgtaaattaagaataaaatattaaaaaaattttttttgggattcatttttaaacatttaaaaagattattctcttaacattatttttttataatctaaaaagttaaacaatttaaaaattaagaataaaaaggaataagaaagaaaatatagagaaataaatagattaaattccacatgatataaaaagtagatgtaagaaacgaagaattttaatttattttttatttatattataataatattattataaataataaagattttattatttaatagaattaaatatcaattgaatttttattataataataatgcaatatatattcaacttgaatataaaatataaaactgaattatttagaatataaattcctAATTGTTTACACGgatgattcataaaaataataatattcattgcgtttgtaaatattatgcaTGAATACTAAaatgaatagataaatataaaatttgattcataATCATTGatctatattcattaatttataattttataaaactaatataagataatattacatatataaatatttaagtatatatgcattttttttagctTAGTAACTGtaagtttcaaaatatacataaaaatattataaatagtaaatatataatagataatataattatcaatttcaaattaatgcattatttaattgctatttcatttcaattatcatcattgtttaaaatcttatataaaatatttttataaaatattaataatataaacaatataatcttgtgatattatctataaaaatattatctaaaaaaaatattacaaataaataatttcacatagaagtttatttttatctagttatattaataatattatatgtatttcaaacatttaaaattaagataaaagatattttccgaattatatgtttaatttcatttatacactaaaattctatatttagaatgtttgatttcataatatttaagtaatatttagtgttaagtaatattaagtattatttagTGTTACGACGTAACTGATGCTTCATTAAATCACCATTTcataatttccatttcaaataataacaattctttattttaattatcacctgtaataatttt encodes the following:
- the LOC107997543 gene encoding putative transcription factor capicua isoform X11, with translation MLTAHSEMHEKRDPLGGGQYGAGGGGGGSSIEEKSIPEQPPPPPVPPQRDPSDPTISAKKLPKKRKYDLSELEEMDKSSNVTRTVNNMVNIRAPNMPLSQSGLVQQSTSATRQSPQQQESDCYQVSSAHSVVVLPPQSTAVDYSVREEPLRPRPRPVAIDLSEWRDHRVLALRDSYYYPGVIRNVVQGEIYIEFDGERKLMRYTDVLGAGRYDVIGDASPSVGQVTLDAKVCIKCPSNNHIDAAKVFVKGTVCKILSNPKRFVVKISREDDRNDSYVVTRADLRLVQPPWWDELEEGLEDCDSARVEGIEHGYRNSSEAPTAVPILQLHHTSHHTSHISTHSDTGGYYRTTGTSPLMTLGTSAHPATTALSNGSRPYDDLESEDDLDREDITFPSDADAKLSGSSKRSSMQSRGSTSSLVEQRSITPRSQAATPRSQAATPHRYKKGDVVATPSGVRKKFNGKQWRRLCSKEGCSKESQRRGYCSRHLSLKGSCLRGPTNTFPGGKMDGEETSRDSDTSPNYGDKRIAGRFDPDETEAANMLVSLGSSRSATPAFSSPTGQSSISPCINQSPVPPLGLNQNNVFMPISSPAHHATPLISPGAKWKHSPTQSTFLTQYQQQVIKPEPNRVVRSNRSAPTAPVPASIGTSVIRISPVSRGIPGSNLTSSWSEQSPPPRHPSVVTTIAQQQQGIILQHALTTNNGFPNHSEISEQNSQILKPSHSPHMPLSTSTPQNLTLLHKPLEQPVDYAQPQTQNQPIYVMQHQHEKKYLVIKNSMDVSAAGHITNQDDKYRPALMNHLGQLPATLHQTQCQPPQSPAVSSVHVDKLSVLQANKVATHVSTHMDMQRTQPPPTSVVMTTTEASNPPTPTSVFQHVIVQPGHLVQIPKTQSSREENSKNNGVLYGSHDVPPAYQSHPPSLLNNAGRNWKKAAFPWQTTVLDQSEVSPPPSALSPPLSAPPIPISMSTPGEDGSGPGPDPITPAEEEDDDVFETEPTTPAEVEANANKRRSQSLSALHSKEPQSPLKTKDRIRRPMNAFMIFSKRHRAVVHQRHPNQDNRTVSKILGEWWYALGPEEKQKYHDLASEVKEAHFKAHPDWKWCSKDRRKSSTTSFKGSESRGKLNSTGEETDMGPPADDVPLTPRATDEITVPVTTVYNEAPTIEVINQSHTHRIMEMPLPVENTESDLKQDEDGNASDEDQMVICEDPQPEIDLKCKDKLTDSDNDVQDEDTEKKCYMQSRFSPVTGQKREAINVKQEITCRPKPIKARIPSTGIETTTKYHHTSMDKGGSVSVLPSTYPYHSPVNPTGVSGFQPTGGAFITMPISPKVIKPEPVKNEQQYSTQYSMSNLVASIHENGRNIPKFTAAPVLHSQGSQYLGPTPPHSRMYCGFHIPISDAGNRNISSQALVSGNKMETQSVIVTKPYSVPTTSTTSTYRGIGHPIARLAEPEKNENQIGNNHAQFYVTNVKSDQERKDTVNILLSATNDKHKQPSTPHTPHTPLSNHGSTEIPTNKSYSMDETQPNDIGPSKGPFMLAPTPAQLGRAPLQRRQSMAMPPTSNAGDHGPLTSQHCDNRPQTNTSQATEQIQQQQNFSESHASPSPSTKKGSFFKKNVEDGMDRVLEQVNFQEKFSSLPEFKPEDIQSPSAISINTVGSSGHGSVVTSGLHPSNLQSSIQMQSYRKKSAQGPHRPTMNEDDIESDTSISATPKSTSSVKLTGNTFFGPDFNVDAYRTNTDLVDVDASSPRTPKTPGGGAGNSVGIGRSENERGHRKVLEQRRHLVMQLFQEHGYFPSTQATTTFQAKHSDIFPNKTSLQLKIREVRQKLKANSTPMSANSLVSPLPVSESSPNITGPLTAPPTSMGAPHSLPVSSSGS